A stretch of the Lolium perenne isolate Kyuss_39 chromosome 3, Kyuss_2.0, whole genome shotgun sequence genome encodes the following:
- the LOC127343846 gene encoding dynamin-related protein 5A isoform X1 has translation MATNALLSPAAGRTPNPKATPSPSARRAGPAPDAATAAAAAATSDTKARFEAYNRLQAAAVAFGEKLPIPEIVAIGGQSDGKSSLLEALLGFRFNVREVEMGTRRPLVLQMVHDPAALEPRCRFQVRAPALPPRVFPLPPRSDRVLATRERVAESSVDLRNASQEEDSEEYGHPMVLSSAIADLIKQRTESHLRTIQAAVSPKPIVMRAEYAHCPNLTIIDTPGFVLKSKKGEPERTPQEILSMVKTLASPPHRLILFLQQSSVEWCSSLWLDAIREIDPSFRRTMIVISKFDNRLKEFTEKWEVDSYLSASGYLGDNIHPFFVALPKDRGTVSNEEFRRQICQVDIDVLKHLRDGVKGGFNEEKYGPYIGFSRLRKYLESELQKRYKEAAPATLALLEQRCCDVSIDLSRLDSKLQATSDVSQLRRSAMLHAASICTHLRALLDGAADPAPELWGKTTEEEQMHSGIGSWPGISVPVKPPNSTLKLYGGAAFERAMHEFRCATYSIECPQVSREKVANILLAHAGRGGSSGVTEAAAEIARAAARSWLAPLTETACDRLAFVLQSLFDLAMERSRNDDSKYQNVENMDGYVGFLAALRCSYYKFVKDLSKQCKQIVRHHLDSVTSPYSHICYESDFLGGAGSVANTLHRFNQFNGVASFDLSDSGSALEEGQENVPPKDQQHMTPPAKANESKDILRESQLTVPETPSPDLPGDMHGGKKKDNGNMNDGGARKRHARMAAYANRNHHNNITVGADDLVSKAGSSYSSICSISAQYFSKMREVLIERNVPSALNSGFLTPCRERLFLALGFELFAVNDDKFMDMFVSPGAVDSIQNERQSLLKRQKILLSCLSEFKNISRTL, from the exons ATGGCCACCAACGCCCTGCTGTCACCGGCGGCGGGCAGGACGCCGAACCCCAAGGCGACTCCCTCCCCGTCCGCGCGCCGCGCCGGCCCGGCCCCTGACGCGGCCacggccgccgccgcagccgcgaCCTCGGACACCAAGGCGCGGTTCGAGGCCTACAACCGGCtgcaggcggcggcggtggcgttcGGGGAGAAGCTCCCGATTCCGGAGATAGTGGCCATCGGGGGCCAGTCCGACGGCAAGAGCTCGCTCCTCGAGGCGCTCCTCGGCTTCCGCTTCAACGTCCGCGAGGTCGAGATGGGCACCCGCCGCCCCCTCGTCCTCCAGATGGTCCACGACCCCGCCGCCCTCGAGCCCCGATGCCGCTTCCAGGTTCGTGCCCCCGCTCTTCCTCCTAGGGTTTTCCCCCTTCCTCCTCGCTCAGATCGGGTTCTAGCGACTCGCGAGCGAGTGGCTGAATCTAGTGTTGATTTGCGCAACGCGTCACAGGAGGAGGACTCGGAGGAGTACGGCCACCCGATGGTCCTGTCCTCGGCCATCGCCGACCTCATCAAGCAGCGCACCGAGTCGCACCTCCGGACCATCCAGGCCGCCGTCTCGCCCAAGCCCATCGTCATGCGGGCCGAGTACGCGCACTGCCCCAACCTCACCATCATCGACACCCCAGGCTTCGTGCTCAAG TCTAAGAAAGGTGAGCCGGAGAGGACGCCTCAGGAGATCCTCTCGATGGTGAAGACGCTAGCCAGCCCGCCCCACCGCCTCATTCTCTTCCTCCAGCAGAGCAGCGTCGAGTGGTGCTCCTCGCTCTGGCTGGATGCAATCAGAGAGATCGACCCCTCTTTCAGGCGCACCATGATAGTCATCTCCAAGTTTGACaaccgactcaag GAATTTACTGAAAAATGGGAGGTGGACAGCTACTTGAGTGCGAGCGGTTACCTTGGTGACAACATCCACCCATTCTTTGTGGCTCTTCCGAAGGACCGAGGAACGGTCTCCAATGAGGAGTTCAGGCGGCAAATATGCCAGGTAGATATTGATGTGTTGAAGCACTTGCGTGATGGCGTGAAAGGGGGTTTCAATGAAGAGAAGTATGGTCCATACATCGGGTTCAGTCGCCTCAGGAAGTACCTGGAGTCCGAGCTTCAGAAGAGGTACAAAGAAGCTGCTCCAGCCACCCTGGCATTGTTAGAGCAGAGATGCTGTGATGTCTCGATTGATCTATCCAGACTGGACTCCAAGCTGCAAGCAACCTCTGATGTCTCTCAGCTGAGGAGATCAGCTATGCTTCATGCTGCTTCTATTTGCACTCATTTG CGCGCATTACTTGATGGAGCAGCTGATCCAGCCCCAGAGCTATGGGGTAAAACTACTGAAGAGGAACAAATGCACAGTGGTATTGGCAGCTGGCCTGGCATCAGTGTTCCTGTAAAACCTCCCAACTCCACTCTTAAGCTGTATGGCGGTGCAGCTTTTGAGAGGGCAATGCATGAATTCCGTTGTGCAACATACTCGATTGAGTGCCCACAGGTGTCAAGGGAGAAG GTTGCAAACATATTGCTTGCCCATGCTGGAAGAGGTGGGAGCAGTGGGGTGACTGAGGCAGCTGCTGAGATAGCACGTGCAGCTGCACGGTCGTGGCTTGCTCCTCTCACAGAAACTGCGTGTGATCGGCTTGCATTTGTCCTGCAAAGCCTATTTgaccttgcaatggagcgcagcCGCAATGATGATTCAAAAT ATCAAAATGTTGAAAATATGGATGGATATGTTGGCTTCCTTGCTGCTCTCCGGTGCTCCTATTATAAGTTCGTCAAGGATTTGTCCAAGCAATGCAAGCAGATAGTACGCCACCACCTTGATTCAGTTACGAGCCCCTACTCCCATATTTGTTATGAGAGCGACTTTCTTGGTGGTGCTGGGTCTGTAGCAAACACCCTTCACAGGTTTAACCAGTTCAATGGAGTTGCATCGTTTGACCTATCAGACAGTGGATCTGCACTAGAGGAAGGCCAGGAGAATGTACCACCAAAAGATCAGCAGCATATGACACCGCCTGCTAAAGCAAATGAGTCGAAGGACATTCTGAGAGAAAGCCAGCTGACAGTTCCTGAGACGCCTTCTCCTGATCTGCCAGGTGATATGCATGGTGGTAAGAAGAAAGACAACGGAAACATGAATGATGGCGGTGCAAGGAAAAGACATGCAAGGATGGCAGCATATGCAAACAGGAATCACCATAACAATATTACTGTTGGTGCTGATGATCTGGTCTCAAAAGCAGGGTCATCGTATTCCAGTATATGCTCAATATCTGCGCAGTATTTTTCCAAAATGCGTGAAGTCCTGATTGAAAGGAATGTTCCCTCTGCGTTGAACTCTGGATTCTTAACACCATG CCGTGAAAGGTTGTTTCTAGCGCTTGGATTTGAGCTGTTTGCTGTAAATGACGACAAGTTCATGGACATGTTTGTGTCTCCTGGCGCAGTTGATTCCATCCAGAACGAGCGCCAGTCTCTGCTGAAGCGTCAAAAGATTTTGCTGTCCTGTTTGAGTGAGTTCAAGAACATCTCGCGGACTCTGTAA
- the LOC127343846 gene encoding dynamin-related protein 5A isoform X2, which yields MATNALLSPAAGRTPNPKATPSPSARRAGPAPDAATAAAAAATSDTKARFEAYNRLQAAAVAFGEKLPIPEIVAIGGQSDGKSSLLEALLGFRFNVREVEMGTRRPLVLQMVHDPAALEPRCRFQEEDSEEYGHPMVLSSAIADLIKQRTESHLRTIQAAVSPKPIVMRAEYAHCPNLTIIDTPGFVLKSKKGEPERTPQEILSMVKTLASPPHRLILFLQQSSVEWCSSLWLDAIREIDPSFRRTMIVISKFDNRLKEFTEKWEVDSYLSASGYLGDNIHPFFVALPKDRGTVSNEEFRRQICQVDIDVLKHLRDGVKGGFNEEKYGPYIGFSRLRKYLESELQKRYKEAAPATLALLEQRCCDVSIDLSRLDSKLQATSDVSQLRRSAMLHAASICTHLRALLDGAADPAPELWGKTTEEEQMHSGIGSWPGISVPVKPPNSTLKLYGGAAFERAMHEFRCATYSIECPQVSREKVANILLAHAGRGGSSGVTEAAAEIARAAARSWLAPLTETACDRLAFVLQSLFDLAMERSRNDDSKYQNVENMDGYVGFLAALRCSYYKFVKDLSKQCKQIVRHHLDSVTSPYSHICYESDFLGGAGSVANTLHRFNQFNGVASFDLSDSGSALEEGQENVPPKDQQHMTPPAKANESKDILRESQLTVPETPSPDLPGDMHGGKKKDNGNMNDGGARKRHARMAAYANRNHHNNITVGADDLVSKAGSSYSSICSISAQYFSKMREVLIERNVPSALNSGFLTPCRERLFLALGFELFAVNDDKFMDMFVSPGAVDSIQNERQSLLKRQKILLSCLSEFKNISRTL from the exons ATGGCCACCAACGCCCTGCTGTCACCGGCGGCGGGCAGGACGCCGAACCCCAAGGCGACTCCCTCCCCGTCCGCGCGCCGCGCCGGCCCGGCCCCTGACGCGGCCacggccgccgccgcagccgcgaCCTCGGACACCAAGGCGCGGTTCGAGGCCTACAACCGGCtgcaggcggcggcggtggcgttcGGGGAGAAGCTCCCGATTCCGGAGATAGTGGCCATCGGGGGCCAGTCCGACGGCAAGAGCTCGCTCCTCGAGGCGCTCCTCGGCTTCCGCTTCAACGTCCGCGAGGTCGAGATGGGCACCCGCCGCCCCCTCGTCCTCCAGATGGTCCACGACCCCGCCGCCCTCGAGCCCCGATGCCGCTTCCAG GAGGAGGACTCGGAGGAGTACGGCCACCCGATGGTCCTGTCCTCGGCCATCGCCGACCTCATCAAGCAGCGCACCGAGTCGCACCTCCGGACCATCCAGGCCGCCGTCTCGCCCAAGCCCATCGTCATGCGGGCCGAGTACGCGCACTGCCCCAACCTCACCATCATCGACACCCCAGGCTTCGTGCTCAAG TCTAAGAAAGGTGAGCCGGAGAGGACGCCTCAGGAGATCCTCTCGATGGTGAAGACGCTAGCCAGCCCGCCCCACCGCCTCATTCTCTTCCTCCAGCAGAGCAGCGTCGAGTGGTGCTCCTCGCTCTGGCTGGATGCAATCAGAGAGATCGACCCCTCTTTCAGGCGCACCATGATAGTCATCTCCAAGTTTGACaaccgactcaag GAATTTACTGAAAAATGGGAGGTGGACAGCTACTTGAGTGCGAGCGGTTACCTTGGTGACAACATCCACCCATTCTTTGTGGCTCTTCCGAAGGACCGAGGAACGGTCTCCAATGAGGAGTTCAGGCGGCAAATATGCCAGGTAGATATTGATGTGTTGAAGCACTTGCGTGATGGCGTGAAAGGGGGTTTCAATGAAGAGAAGTATGGTCCATACATCGGGTTCAGTCGCCTCAGGAAGTACCTGGAGTCCGAGCTTCAGAAGAGGTACAAAGAAGCTGCTCCAGCCACCCTGGCATTGTTAGAGCAGAGATGCTGTGATGTCTCGATTGATCTATCCAGACTGGACTCCAAGCTGCAAGCAACCTCTGATGTCTCTCAGCTGAGGAGATCAGCTATGCTTCATGCTGCTTCTATTTGCACTCATTTG CGCGCATTACTTGATGGAGCAGCTGATCCAGCCCCAGAGCTATGGGGTAAAACTACTGAAGAGGAACAAATGCACAGTGGTATTGGCAGCTGGCCTGGCATCAGTGTTCCTGTAAAACCTCCCAACTCCACTCTTAAGCTGTATGGCGGTGCAGCTTTTGAGAGGGCAATGCATGAATTCCGTTGTGCAACATACTCGATTGAGTGCCCACAGGTGTCAAGGGAGAAG GTTGCAAACATATTGCTTGCCCATGCTGGAAGAGGTGGGAGCAGTGGGGTGACTGAGGCAGCTGCTGAGATAGCACGTGCAGCTGCACGGTCGTGGCTTGCTCCTCTCACAGAAACTGCGTGTGATCGGCTTGCATTTGTCCTGCAAAGCCTATTTgaccttgcaatggagcgcagcCGCAATGATGATTCAAAAT ATCAAAATGTTGAAAATATGGATGGATATGTTGGCTTCCTTGCTGCTCTCCGGTGCTCCTATTATAAGTTCGTCAAGGATTTGTCCAAGCAATGCAAGCAGATAGTACGCCACCACCTTGATTCAGTTACGAGCCCCTACTCCCATATTTGTTATGAGAGCGACTTTCTTGGTGGTGCTGGGTCTGTAGCAAACACCCTTCACAGGTTTAACCAGTTCAATGGAGTTGCATCGTTTGACCTATCAGACAGTGGATCTGCACTAGAGGAAGGCCAGGAGAATGTACCACCAAAAGATCAGCAGCATATGACACCGCCTGCTAAAGCAAATGAGTCGAAGGACATTCTGAGAGAAAGCCAGCTGACAGTTCCTGAGACGCCTTCTCCTGATCTGCCAGGTGATATGCATGGTGGTAAGAAGAAAGACAACGGAAACATGAATGATGGCGGTGCAAGGAAAAGACATGCAAGGATGGCAGCATATGCAAACAGGAATCACCATAACAATATTACTGTTGGTGCTGATGATCTGGTCTCAAAAGCAGGGTCATCGTATTCCAGTATATGCTCAATATCTGCGCAGTATTTTTCCAAAATGCGTGAAGTCCTGATTGAAAGGAATGTTCCCTCTGCGTTGAACTCTGGATTCTTAACACCATG CCGTGAAAGGTTGTTTCTAGCGCTTGGATTTGAGCTGTTTGCTGTAAATGACGACAAGTTCATGGACATGTTTGTGTCTCCTGGCGCAGTTGATTCCATCCAGAACGAGCGCCAGTCTCTGCTGAAGCGTCAAAAGATTTTGCTGTCCTGTTTGAGTGAGTTCAAGAACATCTCGCGGACTCTGTAA
- the LOC127343847 gene encoding homeobox protein HAZ1 — MDKTPVLGLPHDNGRVPNDSTPAPSKGKRGRKGSQSTESKSYPLRSAHSSARVLRSTSKNDSKTPIEPVSPLRSAHSSARVLRSTPENKRKTAKKPVKPLRSARSGARALRSTSKKNSKAPNEPVSDNTAVQPTAKKRKRGRPSSAESPKNENQCIKIRQRVRYVLNRMNYEQSLIQAYASEGWKGQSSEKIRPEKELERAKAEILRCKLRIREAFRNMDSLLSEGKIDESLFDSEGEISSEDIFCAICGSKHVTLKNDIILCDGACDRGFHQKCLNPPLLAEDIPPEDEGWLCPACDCKLDCIDVLNELQGSKLDIHDSWEKVFPESASLANGAKQIGSADLPSDDSEDNDYDPTLAEGNMVDENKSSAEDGVEGSDSDDLDFMTSSDDSEPSTKKSSKSKKKTAVDDLGLPSEDSEDDDFDPEGPDSSEDQKTKTNSEDSDFTSDSDDFCAEISKSCGKDEVLAPPFSDQTDGVEIMEAELEQDLVLPASSRRQVGRLDYKTLYDEAYGKETSDPSDEEEWSGKGNLEDSDSDSLDGSLRPAKTCSSKRGRGRPRNVEHTPMSEERTEVLHSNGSNSMGRKGHGPIVRQKLKAHIEKDPYPSRSTKESLAQELGLTLHQVTKWFASTRHYSRVVASKKEKQPENHTAENNDRMAEDIRQIEPNGRVLKNPTVDGNGNVSEDRMAQDNPREGKKEDASFRQDISCEQMVVTPTVNQNRTTNSREVGSPNRVPGGDQYSGNSRNAENTPSRQDVGLNQTPLTPSVNQKFTPDTSNVGSPGVSGGKKRRGRPRTVGSPRGRSAEKSIPGLEHVDEARRKAILRELRKMKTGR, encoded by the exons ATGGATAAAACACCTGTTCTTGGTCTTCCTCACGACAATGGCAGAGTTCCAAATGATTCAACCCCTGCTCCTAGcaaggggaaaagaggaaggAAAGGGTCCCAAAGTACAGAAAGTAAAAGTTATCCCTTGAGATCTGCACATAGTAGTGCCAGGGTGCTTCGGTCTACCTCAAAAAATGATAGTAAGACACCTATTGAGCCAGTCAGTCCCTTGAGATCTGCACATAGTAGTGCCAGGGTGCTTCGTTCTACCCCAGAAAACAAGAGGAAGACAGCTAAGAAGCCAGTAAAGCCGCTGAGATCCGCACGTAGTGGTGCCAGGGCGCTTCGCTCTACTTCAAAGAAGAACAGTAAGGCACCCAATGAGCCAGTAAGTGATAATACTGCTGTTCAGCCAACTGCCAAGAAAAGGAAAAGAGGCAGGCCCTCGAGTGCAGAAAGTCCCAAGAATGAGAATCAGTGCATCAAAATTCGTCAGCGAGTTAGATACGTTTTGAATCGGATGAACTACGAACAAAGTTTGATTCAAGCTTATGCTAGTGAAGGATGGAAAGGTCAAAG TTCGGAAAAAATAAGACCTGAGAAGGAGCTTGAACGAGCCAAGGCGGAAATCTTGCGATGCAAGTTACGAATTCGGGAAGCTTTTCGTAATATGGATTCTCTACTGTCTGAGGGGAAGATCGATGAATCTTTATTTGATTCTGAGGGAGAAATATCTAGTGAAGAT ATTTTCTGTGCTATATGTGGTTCAAAGCATGTTACATTGAAAAATGATATCATTCTTTGCGATGGAGCCTGTGATAGAGGGTTCCACCAGAAGTGTTTAAACCCTCCTTTACTAGCAGAAGACA TTCCTCCGGAGGATGAAGGATGGCTTTGCCCTGCATGTGATTGCAAGTTAGATTGTATAGATGTACTAAATGAACTCCAAGGGAGCAAACTTGATATTCATGACTCATGGGAG AAAGTTTTTCCTGAGTCAGCTTCGCTTGCAAATGGTGCAAAGCAAATTGGTTCAGCTGATCTTCCATCAGATGATTCAGAGGACAATGATTATGACCCTACTTTAGCTGAAGGCAACATGGTAGATGAAAACAAGTCTTCTGCAGAGGATGGGGTTGAAGGATCAGATTCTGATGACTTGGATTTTATGACATCGTCTGATGATTCTGAACCTTCGACGAAGAAAAGCTCTAAATCAAAGAAGAAAACTGCAGTAGATGACCTTGGGTTGCCTTCTGAGGACTCGGAGGATGATGACTTTGATCCTGAAGGTCCAGATTCCAGCGAGGACCAAAAGACTAAAACAAACTCAGAGGACTCGGACTTCACATCTGATTCAGATGATTTCTGTGCTGAAATTTCTAAATCTTGTGGCAAGGATGAAGTTCTGGCACCTCCATTTTCAGACCAGACTGACGGAGTGGAAATTATGGAGGCAGAGCTAGAGCAAGACTTGGTGCTGCCGGCTTCAAGTAGGCGACAAGTTGGACGTTTGGATTACAAAACACTTTATGAT GAGGCTTATGGAAAAGAAACCTCTGATCCAAGTGATGAAGAAGAGTGGTCTGGAAAAGGGAATTTAGAAGACAGTGATTCAGATTCACTTGATGGGTCACTTCGGCCTGCCAAAACATGCTCTTCTAAAAGAGGACGAGGCAGACCGCGGAATGTTGAACATACTCCAATGAGTGAAGAGCGCACTGAAGTGCTTCACTCTAATGGTAGCAATAGCATGGGCCGTAAAGGACATGGTCCTATTGTTCGTCAG AAGCTTAAGGCGCATATCGAGAAAGATCCTTATCCTAGTCGCTCAACAAAAGAAAGTCTCGCACAAGAGCTAGGCCTGACACTCCATCAG GTGACTAAATGGTTTGCCAGCACTCGTCATTACTCTAGAGTTGTTGCTTCCAAAAAGGAGAAGCAGCCAGAAAACCATACTGCTGAGAATAACGATAGAATGGCTGAAGATATACGACAGATAGAACCCAATGGCAGGGTATTGAAAAATCCAACTGTAGATGGAAATGGTAATGTTTCCGAGGACAGGATGGCACAAGATAATCCTCGTGAAGGTAAGAAAGAAGATGCTTCATTCAGACAAGATATCAGCTGTGAGCAGATGGTTGTGACTCCCACTGTTAACCAAAACCGCACTACCAACTCAAGAGAAGTTGGCTCGCCAAATCGTGTGCCTGGAGGAGACCAGTACAGTGGTAACTCGAGAAATGCAGAAAATACACCGTCCAGACAAGATGTTGGTTTGAATCAGACGCCTCTTACTCCTTCTGTGAACCAGAAATTCACTCCTGACACAAGCAATGTTGGCTCACCTGGTGTGTCTGGAGGAAAGAAGCGACGTGGCAGGCCAAGGACTGTGGGAAGCCCAAGAGGTAGGTCTGCTGAGAAAAGCATTCCTGGGCTAGAACATGTAGACGAGGCAAGGAGGAAGGCAATACTGAGGGAGCTGAGGAAGATGAAGACGGGCAGGTGA